In Patescibacteria group bacterium, the genomic window TAGTTTTAAAAAATAATCATCATTACTAACAGGAAATGACTTAAATCTTCCTTAATAAACGTGTCCACGTCCAATAGTGTTGTAATACGTATGATATCTCTGAGTATGGGTATGCGTCATCCAACGCATAAATTTTGATAAATCTTCTCCTTTTTTAGGAGAGAGAGAGCAAAATGCCAATGATTGGGCATTATGCAAAATGATAATATTTTAATTGAGGGAAATTTTTCTTTAGCCTCAAAAATTATTTTTTCGAATGCCAAAAAATCTTTATCT contains:
- a CDS encoding transposase, giving the protein MVRIIRAAEDGMIYHVINRANGREKIFNKDKDFLAFEKIIFEAKEKFPSIKILSFCIMPNHWHFALSLLKKEKIYQNLCVG